A section of the Ciceribacter thiooxidans genome encodes:
- a CDS encoding ArsR/SmtB family transcription factor has product MAKPMEFGVDALVELLKAAGEPTRLRLLALLAAGDLTVTDLTEILGQSQPRISRHLKLLGEAGLIDRYQEGAWAYFRLKQDGDAAALAGIILSAARVDDPVLLRDGERLSAVKRNRADKAQAYFSRNASEWDELRRLHVDDRQVEAALLGVLGPEQVDALLDLGTGTGRILQFLSDHYRRAVGIDASRDMLAVARANLDKAGILKATVRHGDILNLPLDGSEYDVVTIHQVLHFLVQPELAIGEAARMLKTGGRLVIIDLAPHSLEHLREDHAHVRLGFSHPVMADWLAKYGLAVEKVVDLPPASPATQALTVTIWVARRQAGEGAAADSIENREE; this is encoded by the coding sequence ATGGCGAAGCCGATGGAATTTGGCGTGGATGCGCTCGTCGAACTGCTGAAGGCGGCGGGGGAGCCGACGCGGCTTCGGCTGCTCGCCCTGCTTGCCGCCGGCGATCTGACGGTCACGGACTTGACCGAAATCCTCGGCCAGTCGCAGCCGCGCATCTCCCGGCACCTGAAGCTCCTCGGCGAGGCCGGGCTGATCGACCGCTACCAGGAAGGGGCCTGGGCCTATTTCCGCCTGAAACAGGACGGCGATGCCGCCGCACTCGCCGGCATCATCCTCTCGGCTGCCCGCGTCGACGACCCGGTTCTGCTGCGCGACGGCGAGCGGCTCTCCGCCGTCAAGCGCAACCGCGCCGACAAGGCGCAGGCCTATTTCAGCCGCAACGCCTCCGAATGGGACGAGCTTCGCCGGCTGCACGTGGATGACCGGCAGGTCGAGGCAGCCCTTCTCGGCGTGCTCGGGCCGGAGCAGGTGGATGCGCTCCTCGACCTCGGCACGGGCACCGGCCGCATTCTGCAGTTTCTTTCCGACCACTATCGCCGCGCCGTCGGCATCGACGCCAGCCGCGACATGCTGGCGGTGGCGCGCGCCAATCTCGACAAGGCTGGCATTCTCAAGGCGACGGTGCGCCACGGCGACATCCTCAACCTGCCGCTCGACGGCAGCGAATACGACGTCGTGACGATCCACCAGGTGCTGCACTTCCTGGTGCAGCCGGAGCTGGCGATCGGCGAGGCGGCGCGGATGCTGAAGACCGGCGGGCGGCTGGTGATCATCGATCTCGCGCCGCACAGCCTCGAACACTTGCGGGAAGACCACGCCCATGTCCGGCTCGGCTTCTCCCATCCGGTGATGGCCGACTGGCTCGCCAAATACGGGCTCGCCGTCGAGAAGGTGGTCGACCTGCCGCCGGCAAGCCCGGCGACGCAGGCGCTGACCGTCACCATCTGGGTGGCACGCCGGCAGGCCGGCGAGGGCGCCGCGGCAGACAGCATCGAAAATCGGGAGGAATGA
- the metF gene encoding methylenetetrahydrofolate reductase [NAD(P)H] gives MTRDDRHPQGKKRLGISFEFFPPKSEEMEGQLWTTIEALAGWNPDFVSVTYGAGGSTKAPTMTTVRRLIADTTLPTAAHITCVDATREEVRHVAEEFIAAGVRRFVALRGDPQGGVGAAYAPHPGGFANAAELVAGLKEIGDFDISVSAYPEKHPESPDVAADIDMLKRKADAGAARALTQFFFDNDVFERYLERVRAAGISIPVVPGIMLIQNLTQLKRFASLCGASIPAFLDERFAGLDDQPQARAEVAADVAAEQIEDLVRRGITDFHLYTMNRAPLVSAVLQRLGLERGGEARSGAAA, from the coding sequence ATGACGCGGGACGATCGACATCCGCAAGGCAAGAAGCGGCTCGGCATCTCGTTCGAGTTCTTTCCGCCGAAATCGGAAGAGATGGAAGGCCAGCTCTGGACGACGATCGAGGCGCTCGCCGGCTGGAATCCCGACTTTGTTTCCGTAACCTACGGAGCCGGCGGCAGCACCAAGGCGCCGACCATGACGACGGTGCGGCGGCTGATTGCCGACACCACACTGCCGACGGCGGCGCACATCACCTGCGTTGACGCGACGCGGGAGGAAGTCCGCCACGTGGCGGAGGAGTTCATCGCCGCCGGCGTGCGCCGTTTCGTGGCGCTCCGGGGCGACCCGCAGGGCGGCGTCGGCGCGGCCTATGCTCCGCATCCGGGCGGCTTTGCCAATGCCGCCGAACTGGTCGCGGGACTGAAGGAAATCGGCGACTTCGACATCTCCGTCTCGGCCTATCCGGAAAAGCATCCGGAAAGCCCGGACGTTGCCGCCGACATCGACATGCTGAAGCGCAAGGCCGATGCCGGCGCGGCGCGGGCGCTCACCCAGTTCTTCTTCGACAATGATGTCTTCGAGCGCTACCTCGAACGGGTGCGGGCAGCGGGCATCTCCATCCCCGTGGTGCCGGGCATCATGCTCATCCAGAACCTCACGCAGCTGAAGCGCTTCGCTTCGCTCTGCGGCGCGAGCATCCCGGCCTTCCTCGACGAGCGCTTCGCCGGTCTCGACGACCAGCCGCAGGCGCGTGCGGAGGTCGCAGCCGATGTCGCCGCCGAGCAGATCGAGGACCTCGTCCGCCGCGGGATCACAGATTTCCATCTCTATACGATGAACAGGGCGCCGCTCGTCTCTGCCGTGTTGCAACGGCTCGGCCTGGAGCGGGGAGGCGAGGCGCGGTCCGGTGCCGCGGCGTGA